DNA sequence from the Coregonus clupeaformis isolate EN_2021a chromosome 30, ASM2061545v1, whole genome shotgun sequence genome:
TCTTACAGTAAATcaatggcacacctgttaactgttACCCTCCACTGGATCCACACGAGTGGGCTACATAATGATGAATATTTCCATTTCACTCTTTTCAATTCAATTGGTGGTGGTTATGATAAAGGATTTAGACTTTGTTTCAAAGGTTTTAttttctttttgttttgttttttaaaatttGTTTCTCTATTAAAGTGTTTTTATTGAATCAGTTACTCTCTTGTTTTTATTGCAGAGAcatacttcaattgttggattgGATGAGGGAGAGGTTTATTGCTCTGAGTGATTTCCCTGTGTGGAAATGAAGTGCACACCATGTGGCTCAATGTCCCCAAAGGGACCGAAGGGTTACGCAATTTACTTTACTCTCATTAAGTCGCTGGGTGTCTTGTGTTTGCCATTGAAGTTATAGCACTTGTCATTATCTCACTCAGAAGTAATGTGGCCCCTGAGGAACACTTACCCCCAACACACTGTATCTGTCTTAGGACCGGTTTATCCCTAGCAGTCTCAACCATTTTCTCCACAGGTGCATAGAACCCCTACCCTAGTGGTGTACAGTACCCCAACAGTTTGCACTCAAGACGCTCAACTCAAGACCCAAGGCCAATAGACTTGCGTCTTTGGCATTTGATGTTACTATTGGCTTAGAATCAACCGAGGCAGCTCTgacgtttttttctctctcaatgttTCTGATCCATTCTCCATCATGCAgttactctctctctgccaccAAACTAACCCCGGCTGTGAGTTTGGAATCTAAATTAACCCATCAAGGGAGCGTAGACTGAAAAGATCCGGATCAAAAGGCTGGACTCTCTGATGTGGCAAAGGACAGGGAGGGTGCTCTTGCTCATCTTTCAtcacccccctacacacacagtgaggggacGCTTCCACAGACTCCTTCTTTCATcaatccccccccccacacacacacacacctagtgaGGGGATGCCTCCACAGACGACTCCTTTCAtcacccccctacacacacacacacacacagtgaggggacGCTTCCACAGATTCCTTCTTTCATCcgccccacacacatacacacacctagtGAGGGGATGCCTCCACAGACGACTCCTTTCATCATCCCCTGGGAAATTACCAGTTAACATGGCTTCGCTCTATCGACACACTCACTGTTCGAGACCCGAGTTTTCTGGATATTCCCCTCTATGACCATGCTGCAAGGCTTTATTCTCAAAACAGGTTTGTGTTCATTGGGACACGCAAAGGACACCTTTTTGCAACAGTAAACAAAATTAGCTTTTCTTATTGTGCAAGTCCAGGTAGTCCATCCcgtttcttccgtttggtgcctaaatgaacatgacccaggtgtCTTGTATACAGGAGAGAAGGATGAAAGAGATGCAGGAAGCTGGCTTTCATCAAAGCTAGATAtcagtgtttttattttaattcgaAATGTATGGTTTTGTGGTTATCATAACATGTACACACCACTAAAGACAACCACTGTACTGTAATTCATCATTGCATACAAAAAGCTAGTTCTAACAGACAAGGACAGATAAGATGGCTAAGCAAGTTTTTATCTGCTACATTCATGAAGTCTTATGTAGCGTTTAAGTACCAAACTGCCAATACCTTTATCAACAAGCTTGTTTTGAGACATTAGTAATGTACATTTCTGTATCAAAAAGAATCCTAGTTTAACACTTCCACTGAGTAAATACAAAAGCAGTATCATCCATAACAAAAAGAATGTACCCACTGGGTTTTTACAGTACACCTATTTCCTGCCTGTCCATAGAAGCCAAAGATGAATGGTAGCAAGCCAGGGAGAGCAGTCCAGTTTAGTTTGGCTGAAGACTGGACATTAggataaaatatatattaaagCCATATACTGGATCTAGATGGTACATATTAAGGTTCTGAGTTTTTCCCTAATCATTTGAACTGAAAGCCCCTGAAAGTGTTGGCTACTGAGTACCTTGGGAGTTTTAAATTAAATGCATCAGACACTAACTAAAATAAGAAAGAGAAGAAATTGATACCTAACCTTGATTAAAAATAGAGCGCTCCTAAATTGAATGGGATCAAATAGTCAAAGAAATTGGGCTGCCATGTGTTCAGCTCTAAAAAGCTGGGGGGGGTTAGTGTTTGGTGTGCACCTGCTAGAACTGAACCTTTTCCAACATGGCAACCCAAGCAATCACTGGTTCAGAGACTGTTGGTGTTTAGCATTCTGGTTCAGAGACTGTTGGTGTTTACCATTCTGGTTCAGAGACTGTTGATGTTTATCATTCTGGTTCAGAGACTGTTGATGTTTATCATTCTGGTTCAGAGACTGTTGATGTTTATCATTCTGGTTCAGAGACTGTTGATGTTTATCATTCGGCATGGTATGCACACTAAACCCACCAGACAGCATTAGTTGTAGCTTCAACCTCTCTAATTTGCTGTGACGTCCATGTATTATTCTTATAAAAGTAAGTCCATTTGAATACTGAAAATAAATAATTGTCACTATAAATCTAGCATGACCGAAATTCTAGAAATCAAACGGATCATTTTGATATCACTTCTTTACATCACAATTAGTGTTATGTATGctgtgaatatatattttttaaggagtTGTAATAATATTAAATATTTAATCATTAAGTAATCATTTGGCATCTGATTCTAACAAGTTCCTGGGTTATCTTGAAATCTGCCTGAATACATTTGACATAAATTCATTGCAAGTGCTTGATGCACTGAAAATAACAGAAGAACCATCTCAGTTACAAATTGATTGCGTTATGTACAGAATTATCATACAAAACACAGAGTGCAGAAAAGGTGAATTCATAGGTCAAATGTCAATCCATTACTATTTATGCCATTAAataacatggcaaaatgtataatTAACCAGgcttccatccaaccatttcatgctgATGAATTACCTGACGCTTGAATATATCACGACTGGGcagatggaaacaggaaatgccGGTACAATGCCGGTATTTTTCATTCGGTACATTGGAATTGAAccacaaaagttatttttatgtgcacaacttcatcacgcacagccttttatcagcAATAAATCAgtttgatggatggatggatggatggggggggGCGTCGACGACCTCGACTGCTCCCAAGCACTGTGTGAAAGAACCCTCTGGTTCCACTATATAACGGCACAAAGTTGATCTTGATCGTGATCTTATTGCTTTTAAAGAAAGTgtcactctcttcctcctctcttccctctccgtCTATTACTCCACTTCCTGTTCAGCGTCCATGCAGGACTCCCAGGGGTTTTGGGGCATGCGGGGCATGGAGAGCAGGAGGAGGCCGAGGCcactgaggaagaggaggcagaAGCCAGCGCAGGCGCAGGCGAAGGACCAGGCATAGGAGTAGTCGATCCAGATGGTGTCCTCGCTCTCGATCATCCGCTTCACCGACTGACGCATCACCTCCACTGAGATGATGGCGCACAGGCCTGCGATTGGGcggcgagggagagaggaggatgggttAACGATCATGACCTCCAATCACAGGTAAGCAGGTGAATCAGATATTATTTGTTTTTAATTTGTTATACTATATTATGATTTTAGTACTGTATCTGTTCCCTTAACCCATTGATAACAGTACAACCAAAATATTACAAAGGTAATGTGTTATCTGCTTGTCTGGTCTTACCTGCGAAAGCGAAGAACATTCCGGCAGGTTTGAGGATGTAGTCATTCCCCTTCTTGAAGGAGCACAGGAGACACAAGGTGCCCAGGATCATAAAGGCCAGGCTGAAGATGGCGATGGCCGCTGCCGAGATATTGTACTCTGAAAAGAGAGCAAATAGAGGTTACTTCAACATGACCCCTGACCtatgaatataatatatatatataaaatatagtatgccatttagcagacgcttttatccaaagcgacttacagtcatgcgtgcatacatttgacatatgggtggtcctgggttTAGGTTAGGATTGAGGGAAggctaatctgatcctagatctgtggttaagggCAACTTCTATTTTAAGCAATTGCACATGCTGTAGACTTGTAGAGTGCTCCTTTCCTCCTGTAACACCAAATACCTCTCTAAACTGGATCTGCATATATTAACTTTAGCTTTTCAATACTCTAATTTGTTCTATTTTTACATTACAGTACATGAAAAGGTAAGCAATAGTCATTATGGTGGGTTTTGGGGGTACATTGTTGGGTATTTGTATATAAATCAGCCATAAGCCGATAGGAGGCTTACCAAGAAAGATTGTTTTATTCCAGAGCAACATGAGTCCTTATGTCTCCAGCTGaattatataaattatatttcATTACATTGCAGCGCTTGGCATAACTGGATGTGCAAATGCTTATGTGGATTTTTTAATTAGGCTTTAATTTCTGCCTGAGGAAATAGTTGTCGTGTGCAGACCAATTTAGTTTGTCACCTCATTGTACCGTACATGAGGTGGTGTACAGTCACAGAATGGACAATTAAAGATACACATTTTTTATCAGCTCTCTCTAAACAGGAGTGTGAAGCGTGATAAGGAAGACAGAATTTCACTTGGTTGGTGGAATCTGCCATACGTCAAACTAACAAACTACCTAAATCAATCAAACTAACTAACAGAATGGAATAACTAGGCTACATTTTAAATGACACTGCGCTTTAAGTAAAAATTGTTGTGTGAAATGAGACATGTTACCCAGTGAAAAAGTTCCTCTTGCAGGAAGGCAGCCACCTTTATTCAACCAAAGGAGAGAACTAAGCTTGGCATTACTGTGTTGTTTACTGGTACAGAGAAATCTGTGGTAGGGAAGAGTGACTTGTTATTCCAAGCTGCTTTAACTAGCCATTCCAGTTATGTTGGTGTTGTGATGTGGATGGAGGAGCTAGGCTTTGATCTGACACCTGCTCGCCTAGAATCGGTGCCCAGGGAAGAGCCTCTCCTCAGGGGCTCCCCTTCATCTCATGCTGGGGGAGGATGGGCCAATCCTGGCTCTCACCCCTTGAGTAGTTCTGGAATCATGCTATATCCTGCATGGAGTGCTAGCTCTCTTGCCCTTGCAACCCCAAAGAGAGGGGTGAGTGGTTTCAGAGTAGGCTGGATCAGTGGTTTAATGTCTCAAGTATGGGCTGAAAGATCTCTTTTGCGCTCTATTGGTGCTTTAGTGATTGTTATCCCAGTGGCACTTCCAGTTTAGCTCTGTGTACGCTGCTCGGCTGGATCTGCCTGTGGCGAGTCGTACTGACAGCACTGGATCGTAGCTCTATGGCCATGTTCCATATAAATGGTAACCATTGGTTTATTGAGGAGTGAAGAATACCAATGGGCATTTGGAATGGGTCAGTGCTACATTTCAAGTAAGGGATATTTCTGTCTCTGGGACTACTCAttagcatttgtgtgtgtgtgtgtgtgtgtgtaaatatatgatgagtttacacaaatattagtgtCAGAGCttttattgcaggactttgactgtgaAAAATTACCTCCACAGTCAACCTATTGTGTATTAAATATTAATATTGgaatgtacagccttacctatagTGTGTGCAaccatgaaatggggtatcagcctagTCAGTGACACCCATAGATTACAACTCCATAGAGTTTAAACAAATATTAGCGTCATagctacactgctcaaaaaaataaagggaacactaaaataacacatcctagatctgaatgaatgaaataatctaatgaaatacttttttctttacatagttgaatgtgctgacaacaaaatcacacaaaaattatcaatggaaatcaaatgtatcaacccatggaggtctggatttggagtcacactcaaaattaaagtggaaaaccacactacaggctaatccaactttgatgtaatgtccttaaaacaagtgaaaatgaggctcagtagtgtgtgtggcctccacgtgcctgtatgacctccctacaacgcctgggcatgctcctgatgaggtggcggatggtctcctgagggatctcctcccagacctggactaatgcatccgccaactcctggacagtctgttggtggatggagcgagacatgatgtcccagatgtgctcaattggattcaggtctgggaaacgggcaggccagtccatagcatcaatgccttcctcttgcaggaactgctgacacactccagccacatgaggtctagcattgtcttgcattaggaggaacccagggccaaccgcactagcatatggtctcacaaggggtctgaggatctcatctcggtacctaatgacaGTCAGGCTACctttggcgagcacatggagggctgtgcggccccccaaagaaatgccaccccacaccatgactgacccaccgccaaaccggtcatgctggaggatgttgcaggcagcagaacgttctccacggcgtctccagactctgtcacgtctgtcacctgtgctcagtgtgaacctgctttcatctgtgaagagcacagggcgccagtggtgaatttgccaatcttggtgttctctggcaaatgccaaacatcctgcacggtgttgggctgtaagcacaacccccacctgtggacgtcgggccctcataccaccctcatggagtctgtttctgaccgtttgagcagacacatgcacatttgtggcctgctggaggtcattttgcagggctctggcagtgctcctcctgctcctccttgcacaaaggcagaggtagcggtcctgctgctggtttgttgccctcctacggcctcctccacgtctcctgatgtactggcctgtctcctggtagcgcctccatgctctggacactacgctgac
Encoded proteins:
- the LOC121533161 gene encoding voltage-dependent calcium channel gamma-1 subunit; translated protein: MHKRTKVKITFFVILVGMASMFTAVVTDHWAVLSPQVEQVNATCEAAHFGLWRLCKKVIYISEADYNGKGCGPISLPGVENCTYFKHFTPGDESEIFEVKTQKEYNISAAAIAIFSLAFMILGTLCLLCSFKKGNDYILKPAGMFFAFAGLCAIISVEVMRQSVKRMIESEDTIWIDYSYAWSFACACAGFCLLFLSGLGLLLLSMPRMPQNPWESCMDAEQEVE